From Aedes albopictus strain Foshan chromosome 1, AalbF5, whole genome shotgun sequence, one genomic window encodes:
- the LOC109412138 gene encoding succinate-semialdehyde dehydrogenase [NADP(+)] GabD, with translation MSAVLLAFSRAARSQRLVCSNVHLMQRYIHSLRQDKAFVNGQWVGARQGATFEVTNPVNEKVIGTVPDMDVNDASEAIDAAYAAFYNKQWHNSTAKERAALLKKWFHLMEENRQEIANIMTAESGKPIPESLGEITYGNSFVEWFAEEARRIYGEIVPPPMANRQIMLTKQPVGVAGLITPWNFPHAMITRKAAAAIAAGCTVVIKPAEDTPLTALALTKLAEEAGFPKGVINIVTSSRKNAASIGELLCKSEKVAAISFTGSTEVGRLLYKQCAHGIKRIGLELGGNAPFIVFDSADLDKAVAGAMNSKFRNCGQTCISANRFLIQEGIHDRFIAQLMERVKTLKIGDGSQEGVQIGPLINHAQVDKVTNFVEDAKQKGAQVICGGRQLSDKGALFYEPTIVTHLRDDMKLYNEEIFGPVISVIKFKTEEEALKIANGTQRGLAGYFYSTDLNQVFRVSRLLETGMIGVNEGLISCTEAAFGGIKESGIGREGSKHGIDEYVYIKYLCYGNLE, from the exons ATGTCTGCGGTATTGCTAGCGTTCAGTCGCGCTGCGAGGTCGCAGCGATTGGTTTGCAGTAACGTTCACCTGATGCAGCGCTATATTCACAGTCTCCGGCAAGATAAGGCCTTTGTCAATGGCCAATGGGTTGGAGCGCGGCAGGGTGCAACCTTCGAGGTGACCAATCCGGTCAACGAGAAAGTAATCGGAACCGTTCCGGATATGGACGTCAACGATGCTAGCGAAGCGATTGATGCTGCGTACGCTGCATTCTACAACAAACAGTGGCACAACAGTACGGCCAAGGAGCGAGCTGCCCTGCTGAAG AAATGGTTCCACTTGATGGAGGAAAACCGCCAGGAGATCGCAAACATCATGACGGCCGAATCGGGAAAACCCATTCCGGAGTCGCTGGGCGAGATCACCTACGGTAACTCGTTCGTCGAGTGGTTTGCCGAGGAAGCCCGTCGCATCTATGGGGAAATTGTCCCACCGCCGATGGCGAATCGTCAGATCATGCTCACCAAGCAGCCGGTTGGCGTCGCTGGACTGATCACTCCGTGGAATTTCCCGCACGCCATGATTACGCGGAAAGCGGCCGCTGCGATCGCTGCCGGCTGCACGGTGGTCATAAAGCCAGCTGAGGATACTCCTCTGACAGCGCTGGCGCTGACCAAGCTAGCCGAGGAAGCCGGCTTTCCAAAGGGCGTGATCAATATCGTGACTAGCAGCCGGAAAAATGCGGCTAGCATTGGAGAGCTGCTGTGCAAGAGTGAAAAGGTCGCTGCGATCTCGTTCACCGGTTCCACGGAGGTAGGTAGACTCCTTTATAAACAATGCGCCCATGGAATCAAGCGTATTGGCCTGGAGTTGGGAGGTAATGCTCCGTTCATCGTCTTCGATTCGGCTGACTTGGACAAAGCTGTGGCTGGTGCTATGAACTCCAAGTTCCGAAACTGTGGTCAGACTTGTATTTCAGCTAATCGATTCCTGATTCAGGAGGGAATCCACGATAGGTTTATTGCACAGCTGATGGAGAGGGTGAAGACCCTCAAAATTGGAGACGGTTCCCAGGAAGGAGTTCAAATTGGTCCACTGATCAACCATGCTCAAGTTGACAAAGTTACCAACTTTGTTGAGGATGCCAAACAGAAGGGAGCACAAGTTATTTGCGGTGGCCGTCAGTTGTCCGACAAAGGAGCTCTCTTCTACGAACCAACTATTGTTACACATCTACGAGACGACATGAAGTTGTACAATGAGGAAATTTTTGGACCCGTAATTTCAGTCATCAAGTTCAAAACGGAAGAGGAAGCATTGAAAATTGCGAACGGCACTCAACGAGGCTTGGCCGGATATTTCTACAGTACGGATCTGAACCAGgtgttccgggtgtcccggcTGCTGGAAACGGGTATGATCGGGGTCAACGAAGGGCTCATCTCTTGCACCGAGGCCGCGTTTGGAGGAATCAAAGAGTCTGGCATCGGAAGAGAGGGATCCAAGCACGGCATCGACGAATATGTTTACATCAAATATCTTTGCTATGGAAATCTAGAATAA